The Victivallis lenta DNA segment TGTTCAGGCAGTCGCGGTAGGTCAGCATCAGGACGCCGATGCATTCGCTGATGCCGAATTCCCGCGCGCGGCTCTCGGCTTCCATCTTTTCGGCGATGCGCCGGACGCGCTCGACCGTCCCGGGCCGATGAGAGCCTTTGCCGCTCAGGATGCGCGACACGGTCGCCGTGCTGACCTTCGCCCGGTCCGCCAGCTCTTTGATTGTATAGTCGGAAAAAATCATCCGGAATCGCCTCCTTCATCTGTTTCGTATGCCTGTAAATTATAGGCGAAAGCGGAACGGAAAGCAATTCCGTAATTCGATTTTTTTGGAACTAAAAATTACATGAATTTACGTAAAACTGTTTTAAGACATTGATGAATAATGGATTGACGTTATGCAGGATGGGGACGAACGGCTTGTCGTCCGCGATTTTCAGGGCGGCCGGCCGACTCCAAAGGCGCGGCGTCGAGGCCGCGGCAGCTGAACCGGGTTTTTGCTCCACGGGGGCAATCGTTCCTTGCCGGTTTGCAGGAAAGGAGGGTACGGAAGGCCCCCGTTTCCCGTATCGCGCATACATGGCGTCAACCCGCTTCGGAGGCAAACCCGGAAGCGAAGAATAGAACGTTCTTTCCGGAGCGGAAACAACCTCCCGATCCAGCAGGCCGGATAGGGTTAACGGAGCGGAACGGCCCCGGATACGGCTTCCTGGCCCGGGAACTCCCGGGAGAGGCGCTGCAGCTCTTCGGCCGGGAGCGTGAATTCGAGCGCTTCGCAGTTCAGCAGTTGATGGCGGCGGTCCCGCATGGTTGAAATCGTGACGGTGTTCGGCTGCGCAGCGAGCCAGGCCAGCGCGATCTGCGCCGGGGTTCTGCCGTGCCTGCGGGCGATCTCCCTCAGCAGTTCCGGCGCCTCCGCATCGAGCATTCCCTTCTGCAGCGGCCGCCATGCGATCAGCATGATATCGTGTTCGACGCAGTAATCGGTCAGGCCGGAAAGTTCCGCTTCGCGCACCGCGAGATTGTAGTGAACCTGATTCGCCGCGATCGGGTGGCCGGCGCAGGCCCGCGCCCGTTCGAGCCGGGCAACGGCGAAGTTGCTGACGCCGATGTGCCGGACGAGCTTTTCGTCGGCGAGCCGGTCGAGGGCGCGGATGGTCTCCTCCAGCGGATATGCGTCGTCGACCTGATGGATCAGGTAGAGGTCCAGGTAGTCGGTGCCGAGCCGCCTGAGCGAACGCTCGCAGGCGCGGAGCACCTCGTCGTAGGCCAGATGGGTTTTCCAGACCTTCGATGTCAGGAAGAGATCGCTGCGTTTCCAGCCGCGGATCGCGCGCCCGACGATCTCCTCCGAAAATCCCCCTGCATACATCTCCGCCGTATCGATATGGCGGAAACCGAGTTCAAGCCCCGAGCGCAGGGCTGCCGCCTCTTTTTCCCCGTCCGAGGCGGGGTCGCGCTCCGCGCCTCCGCCGAGCATCCAGCTGCCCATGCCGAGCAGCGGCATGGCAAAGCCGTTTTTCAGTTGTCTGACCGGAATCGTCATCGCTGTCGCCTCCTCTGTTGCTGCCGGGCAATGTAATCCGGCCGGACGGAAAATGCAAGTCCGTTCCGGCCGCGATTCCGTGTTTTCGTCCGGGGAAGGGGAGGAAACCCGGTCAGCGCGCCGGATTGCCGGAAAAACTCCCGAGAACCGGCAGCGTCGTTTCGGTTCCGGAGGGGATCGTGTTGACCGGTCCCCGCGGCATCGGCTCCAGGTTGGAGGCCGGGAAGCGCACCGCCGGGTCGTCCGCCACGCCGCCGACCGGAACGGTCAGTTCCTCGCCGGCCGCCGGAAGCGCATCGGGCTTCAGCCGCAGCAGATTCCCGTCCCAGCGGCACTCCGCGATTCGGTAGGAACGGTCTTTCCCCCTGAGCTCCCGCCCTTTCATCAGCATTGCGGATTCCGCGTTGAGCCGCTGGTCGAAAACAAGCAGGAGCGTATCGCCGTCGCGGCGGATTTCGCAGAGGCGGGGCGGCTGTGAATAGATTTCCCAGCGCAGGCCGAATTCGTAATAGGTGGTGGTGTCCACCCCGGCCTTCCGGCATGCGTCGTAGAACTGCTTCTGCCACGCCGGGTCGCGGCGGGAGGGGCCGAGCGAACCGAGGTCTGCCTGCATTCCGATTTTCACGTCGGGATTCGCCGTGCGCACCGCGTCGAAAAACGGCTGGTAGGCCAGCGGGTAATCCCCAGGCAACGCCGGATTCGCCCAGTCGGGCGCGTGGGTCTGGATGAAGTGCAGGTCGGGCTTCACGCGCCGGATCATCGCGACGATGTCGTTGCCCTCCCATTCGCGCAGCTTCGCCACGCCGTCCGGAATGTTGATCCCGAGCGTCCAGGTCGCGAAAAGAATCCCCGGCGCCGCTTCGCGCGCCCCGCCGGGGCCGTTGATGATGTCGTCGTAGAAGTCGTCGATGGTTCTGACCCGGTATTCGACCAGCTGCCGGTAGAGTCCGGTGTTGGTCCTGAAATAATCCGGATCGGCCGGATCGGTGAAGTTCGGGAACGTTTCGCTGCCGGTCGCCCGTTTGAACGCCGCCTGGAAACCGGGGCTGACGTCGCCGTAGAACGGCGGATTCTTCTCCGGTCCGTCGTAGATCGGATACATGATTTCCGCGAAGGTGAAGGCGTCGAACCGATGGCGCAGCAGCATTCCGTTCAGGTAGTTCTTGTACCACGCATTGTATTCGGGGTACACGAAGCCGATGAAGCGGTAGATGTCCATCCCGCTGCCGGTAAATTCGATCAGCCAGTCGCGCCAGCCCGCCGGCAGCCGCTCCGCCAGCTGCGCCTCGCTCCAGTAGACCAGGCTCGGCAGGGTCATCAGTCCGACGCCGAGTTTCTGGCGCTGCATCTCGCCGACCAGCCCGGGGCGGAGCCCGGTATCCGTGCCGGTATAGTAGTAGACGCCGTCGAAACCGTTGACCCGCAGCTCGGAGGCGATGCTTTCATTGGAGCGGTTGTGATAGTACGGGAAGGCCGTGTCGATCTGGACGGTGCGGCCGTGCAGCAGCTTCTCCCGCCGTTCCCGGCGCGCCTCCGGCGTATCGTGAAATTCCCGTGCCGGCGCCGCGCCCGGCAGGTCGATCGCGCCGACCGTGACCCGCATCGGCGCGCCTGCGTCATGCAGGCAGATCAGCATTGCGACCTGATCCTGCCAGTTGAAACGCCCTTCGTTCGGAATCTCCACCCTGACCGGCTGTCCGGGCACGAGTCTGAAGTCGTGCAGCACCAGATTTCCGGCATTGCGGTCGGAACGCAGCGCGACATAGGCGTAAGCTCCCGGCGCATTCTTCATGTCGGAGTGCATCGTGAAGGTCAGCCGTTCGCCGGGCTGCACCGCCAGTTCGCGCACGATCACCTTGTCGCCCGGTTCGCCGGAGGTCGAAAGCTCCATCGCCGGAGCTCCGTCCAGGGTCGAAAGGGAGGCCGAGGGAGCCGGATTGCCGCCGCCGAAGCCGGTCCAGCTCTTCCGCAGCGCTTCGGTGTCGGCGTAGCTTTTGAAATCCTCGACCGCCGCCGGAAGCGCCAGCGGCAGAACCGCGCTCAGCAGGCCGATGCAGAATAAGGTTTTCACCGTGTCACCTCCCGGTCAGGTTGAAGTGTTCGCAGTAGCGGTTGAAAAGATGTCCGGCGGCCCGGTAGCAGGAGTTCGGACTCATGAAGTGGGAAAACTCGAAGGTGATCGCCTTTTCGATTCCGGCGGCTTTGGCGGCCTCCAGTTTCATCAGCATTTTGTCCCACTTGATCGGCAGAAAATGGATCGGCATGTCGCGGTCGAAACTTTCGCAGTTGGTCCAGCTGGTCATTCCGTAGCGGTCGGTCAGCTTTTTGTTGACCCGCAGGTAATCGGCCAGCTCGTGATAGTCGCAGTGTCCGTCCTGGAACGCGACGATGTCGACCGCACTTTGAATTCCTTTCAGGATCTCGTTCCACTCCTTCTCGTGCTGAACGATGCCGATGGAGTCCTCCTTGTACAGCTCCTCGCCCGGCACTGCCGGTTTGATGCCGTCGATGTACGGCGAAATCATCGTCGGCAGATTGCCGGAGAGCTGCTTCACATACCGTCCCATCCCGGCGTACAGCTCGGTGATTCCGGCGAAGGCGCGGCTGACTTCAAAGTTCAAATACCAGCCGCCGAAGGCTTTGCGCTCCCCGTAGCGGCTCCAGACCTCGTCGGCGACCGCGCGGCTGATCTCCATTTCGCGTTCGCATTCGTGGTTGTGCCAGTATTTGCCGGAGTCGTACAGCCCGAAATAGAACTTCATTGCGTATTTTTCAGCGAGGTCGAGGAAGAGGTCCACCAGGTCCGTCGACGGCCGGTAGCACCCTTCGCGTTCCATCAGGTACGCGGACGGATAGGTGATGAAGCGGCGGTGGCCGCACCGGATCAGGATCACGGTGTCGATTCCGACCGATTTCATTGACGCGAAGTCGCGGTCCCACTCGGCCCGCCCCCAGTTCTGGTGGGGGATGTCGTGGCTGATCTCATCGAGGAAAGTTCCGGTTATCTGCATGGATATGAATCCTTTCTATGGTTCCTGATTGACGGTCAGGCGTGATATGTAACGGTTGAAAATCAGTTTGAAAACCGCTCCCGTGCCCAGGCACACTGCTCCGCAGAGCCCGGCTTCTCTGTATTGGCCGACGTAGAGCGTCGAAGCGGTCAGCACTCCGGCGGCGACCATTGCGAAGCCGACCGCCGCCACGCCGATGCCCGGCAGGATCAGCGACGGAGCCGCTTCCGCCGGCAGCCGCCCCTCGGCGATCAGCGCGCGGCGCACCGGTCCCCAGCATCCCATCGGGCGGGCGCGCAGGTAGAACTCCTTGAGCACCTCCATATCCTCCGGTCTGGTCAGCAGCGTGACCGTGAGCCAGATCGCGGTATTGACCGCCAGCGCGACCACCGCCTGCAGCAGCTGCATATTCTGCGCTTCGGCAGGTCCTCTGGCGATTTCGGCGGCCCACCACGGGATCAGCGGCAGCAGCCGCCCGCAGACCAGGTAAACCAGCGGCCCGGCGACCACCGACGCGCACCACCCCTTGAAGTTGATCCGCCAGTACCACCACTGCGCCCAGCCGAACGCCGCCGAGGTTCCGAAAATTCCGAGCACCACCACCGCGATGCCGAGCAGCGAATCCGCCGCGAATACGACTCCGACCGACAGAACCGCGATGCCGAGCATGAGCAGGCGGCCGATCCAGACCTCCCGGCCCGGCTTCGGTTCGCCGACCAGCGGCCGCCACACGTCGTTCAGCAGGGTTTGCGAACCGTAATTCAGATGGGTCGAAATCGTGCTCATCACGGCTGCCAGCAGCGCCGCGACCGTCAGGCCGACACCGCCTTTCGGCAGGAATTCGGAGAGCATTCTGCCGTATGCGAATTCCCGCTCGGTCGGGGTTGCCGTGTAGAATTCCGGGTGGCGCGCCAGCAGCCCCATCGCGGGCAGCATCAGCATCAGCAGCATGGCGAACAGGATCACTTCGCCCCAGATGCCGACCTTCGCCGCTTCATGGCTGCTGCGGCAGGAGAACAGCCGCTGGCCGTCCGCGCCGACCGCGCTTCCCGCTCCGACCGATACGATCACCATCCAGGCGAAAATGCTCAGCGGGCTCAGTACCGGATTATCCGCCTGAGGCAGAATCGACAGAATCGCCGCGCCGTTTTCCGGTCCGGCCGCACTCATCACCGCCTCCGCCAGTCCGGAGGGGCCGCCGAACACCCAGAGCACCGCGCCGACCATGACCAGGTTGGCCGCGAGGATCACGAAGCCCTGCAGCGCGTCGGTCAGCAGCACGCCCGCAAGGCCGCTGGTCCACACATAGACGGTCAGCAGCGGCAGCACGATCAGCAGCGTGACCGCCTTGCTGTCGATCCCGAAGATCGGGGCGGCGACCAGGTGGATGCCGATCAGTCCCGCGCCGATCCATGGCACCATGCCGATCAGCACCGAGGTCAGCGACGAATAGACCCGGGCGAATCGATTGCCCGCTCCGAAGCGGAGATGGAAGAATTCCGGACCGGTCCTGATCCCCATTTGACGCCAGCGCACCGCAAAGAGGATCGCCGCCAGCAGCAGCGCCATTCCGAAGCGGGACAGGAAAAACCAGCAGCCGGAGAGTCCGGTCACCACCGCGATGCCGCAGTAGAGCGGCGCGACATCGCTGTTCAGCGCGGTCGCCGCCACGCTCATGCCGTTCAGCCAGCCGGGCATTTTCCGTCCGGCAAGATAATAGTCCTCTTCTTTGGAGTTGTTCATTCCGAGCAGCCTGCTGCCGAAAATTCCGAGCAGCAGGGAGACGGCCAGATAGATGCCGAT contains these protein-coding regions:
- a CDS encoding aldo/keto reductase; protein product: MTIPVRQLKNGFAMPLLGMGSWMLGGGAERDPASDGEKEAAALRSGLELGFRHIDTAEMYAGGFSEEIVGRAIRGWKRSDLFLTSKVWKTHLAYDEVLRACERSLRRLGTDYLDLYLIHQVDDAYPLEETIRALDRLADEKLVRHIGVSNFAVARLERARACAGHPIAANQVHYNLAVREAELSGLTDYCVEHDIMLIAWRPLQKGMLDAEAPELLREIARRHGRTPAQIALAWLAAQPNTVTISTMRDRRHQLLNCEALEFTLPAEELQRLSREFPGQEAVSGAVPLR
- a CDS encoding DUF4434 domain-containing protein — translated: MQITGTFLDEISHDIPHQNWGRAEWDRDFASMKSVGIDTVILIRCGHRRFITYPSAYLMEREGCYRPSTDLVDLFLDLAEKYAMKFYFGLYDSGKYWHNHECEREMEISRAVADEVWSRYGERKAFGGWYLNFEVSRAFAGITELYAGMGRYVKQLSGNLPTMISPYIDGIKPAVPGEELYKEDSIGIVQHEKEWNEILKGIQSAVDIVAFQDGHCDYHELADYLRVNKKLTDRYGMTSWTNCESFDRDMPIHFLPIKWDKMLMKLEAAKAAGIEKAITFEFSHFMSPNSCYRAAGHLFNRYCEHFNLTGR
- a CDS encoding sodium:solute symporter family transporter, with the translated sequence MLTEKLLAIDPIIIGIYLAVSLLLGIFGSRLLGMNNSKEEDYYLAGRKMPGWLNGMSVAATALNSDVAPLYCGIAVVTGLSGCWFFLSRFGMALLLAAILFAVRWRQMGIRTGPEFFHLRFGAGNRFARVYSSLTSVLIGMVPWIGAGLIGIHLVAAPIFGIDSKAVTLLIVLPLLTVYVWTSGLAGVLLTDALQGFVILAANLVMVGAVLWVFGGPSGLAEAVMSAAGPENGAAILSILPQADNPVLSPLSIFAWMVIVSVGAGSAVGADGQRLFSCRSSHEAAKVGIWGEVILFAMLLMLMLPAMGLLARHPEFYTATPTEREFAYGRMLSEFLPKGGVGLTVAALLAAVMSTISTHLNYGSQTLLNDVWRPLVGEPKPGREVWIGRLLMLGIAVLSVGVVFAADSLLGIAVVVLGIFGTSAAFGWAQWWYWRINFKGWCASVVAGPLVYLVCGRLLPLIPWWAAEIARGPAEAQNMQLLQAVVALAVNTAIWLTVTLLTRPEDMEVLKEFYLRARPMGCWGPVRRALIAEGRLPAEAAPSLILPGIGVAAVGFAMVAAGVLTASTLYVGQYREAGLCGAVCLGTGAVFKLIFNRYISRLTVNQEP